The Arvicanthis niloticus isolate mArvNil1 chromosome 2, mArvNil1.pat.X, whole genome shotgun sequence genome includes a window with the following:
- the Nup35 gene encoding nucleoporin NUP35 isoform X1, whose product MAAFAVDPQAPTLGSEPMMLGSPTSPKPGVNAQFLPGFLMGDLPAPVTPQPRSLSGPSVGVMEMRSPLLAGGSPPQPVVPAHKDKSGAPPVRSIYDDISSPGLGSTPLTSRRQANISVLQSPLVGATTPVTGQSMFSPANIGQPRKTTLSPAQLDPFYTQGDALTSEDHLDDTWVTVFGFPQASASYILLQFAQYGNILKHVMSNTGNWMHIRYQSKLQARKALSKDGRIFGESIMIGVKPCIDKNVMENSDRGVLSSPSLAFTPPIRTLGTPTQPGSTPRVSTMRPLATAYKASTSDYQVISDRQTPKKDESLVSRAMEYMFGW is encoded by the exons ATGGCAGCGTTTGCGGTGGATCCCCAGGCGCCCACGTTGG GATCAGAACCAATGATGTTGGGTTCACCTACCTCCCCAAAGCCAGGCGTTAATGCCCAGTTCTTGCCTGGATTTTTAATGGGAGATCTACCAGCTCCAGTGACTCCGCAACCTCGATCACTTAGCGGCCCTTCAGTAGGAGTAATGGAAATGAGATCACCTTTACTTGCAG GGGGCTCACCACCACAGCCAGTTGTACCTGCTCATAAAGATAAAAGTGGGGCTCCACCCGTTAGAAGTATCTATGATGACATTTCCAGCCCAGGACTTGGATCAACACCTTTGACTTCAAGAAGACAG GCAAATATTTCGGTGTTGCAGAGCCCTCTTGTTGGAGCTACAACTCCTGTGACTG GGCAAAGCATGTTTAGTCCAGCAAATATTGGTCAACCACGAAAGACGACACTATCTCCTGCCCAACTGGATCCTTTTTATACTCAAGGAGATGCTCTGACTTCAGAAGATCACCTAGATGACACTTGGGTGACTGTCTTTGG gtttCCACAAGCATCTGCTTCTTATATATTATTACAGTTTGCACAATATGGGAATATCTTAAAGCATGTG ATGTCTAACACAGGCAACTGGATGCATATTCGTTACCAATCTAAATTGCAAGCCCGGAAAGCCTTAAGCAAAGATGGGAGAATATTTGGAGAATCCATCATGATTGGTGTCAAGCCGTGTATAGATAAA AATGTCATGGAAAACAGTGACAGAGGAGTCTTGTCATCTCCATCTCTAGCCTTTACACCACCCATCAGGACCTTAGGCACTCCAACACAGCCCGGAAGCACTCCTAGGGTTTCTACCATGAGGCCTCTTGCCACAGCATACAAAGCCTCCACTAGTGACTACCAG GTTATTTCTGACAGACAAACACCAAAGAAGGATGAAAGTCTTGTGTCCAGAGCGATGGAGTACATGTTCGGTTGGTAG
- the Nup35 gene encoding nucleoporin NUP35 isoform X2: protein MMLGSPTSPKPGVNAQFLPGFLMGDLPAPVTPQPRSLSGPSVGVMEMRSPLLAGGSPPQPVVPAHKDKSGAPPVRSIYDDISSPGLGSTPLTSRRQANISVLQSPLVGATTPVTGQSMFSPANIGQPRKTTLSPAQLDPFYTQGDALTSEDHLDDTWVTVFGFPQASASYILLQFAQYGNILKHVMSNTGNWMHIRYQSKLQARKALSKDGRIFGESIMIGVKPCIDKNVMENSDRGVLSSPSLAFTPPIRTLGTPTQPGSTPRVSTMRPLATAYKASTSDYQVISDRQTPKKDESLVSRAMEYMFGW from the exons ATGATGTTGGGTTCACCTACCTCCCCAAAGCCAGGCGTTAATGCCCAGTTCTTGCCTGGATTTTTAATGGGAGATCTACCAGCTCCAGTGACTCCGCAACCTCGATCACTTAGCGGCCCTTCAGTAGGAGTAATGGAAATGAGATCACCTTTACTTGCAG GGGGCTCACCACCACAGCCAGTTGTACCTGCTCATAAAGATAAAAGTGGGGCTCCACCCGTTAGAAGTATCTATGATGACATTTCCAGCCCAGGACTTGGATCAACACCTTTGACTTCAAGAAGACAG GCAAATATTTCGGTGTTGCAGAGCCCTCTTGTTGGAGCTACAACTCCTGTGACTG GGCAAAGCATGTTTAGTCCAGCAAATATTGGTCAACCACGAAAGACGACACTATCTCCTGCCCAACTGGATCCTTTTTATACTCAAGGAGATGCTCTGACTTCAGAAGATCACCTAGATGACACTTGGGTGACTGTCTTTGG gtttCCACAAGCATCTGCTTCTTATATATTATTACAGTTTGCACAATATGGGAATATCTTAAAGCATGTG ATGTCTAACACAGGCAACTGGATGCATATTCGTTACCAATCTAAATTGCAAGCCCGGAAAGCCTTAAGCAAAGATGGGAGAATATTTGGAGAATCCATCATGATTGGTGTCAAGCCGTGTATAGATAAA AATGTCATGGAAAACAGTGACAGAGGAGTCTTGTCATCTCCATCTCTAGCCTTTACACCACCCATCAGGACCTTAGGCACTCCAACACAGCCCGGAAGCACTCCTAGGGTTTCTACCATGAGGCCTCTTGCCACAGCATACAAAGCCTCCACTAGTGACTACCAG GTTATTTCTGACAGACAAACACCAAAGAAGGATGAAAGTCTTGTGTCCAGAGCGATGGAGTACATGTTCGGTTGGTAG